The Shewanella japonica genome has a window encoding:
- the lptE gene encoding LPS assembly lipoprotein LptE, translated as MLIQRISLAIIALVILTTAGCGFKLQRSYSIPAELEELHLSTSDQYSELSRLVSDRLRIHAVSTVPASDTTPTLRLINDSLERATLSLYPTGNVAEYELIYLVNYSVTLPQSEPQIFHAEVRRDYQDDPRTALAKSREMDMLVKEMRIQAADNIIQTLASIEVN; from the coding sequence ATGCTAATACAACGCATTAGCTTGGCAATAATCGCACTGGTTATCTTAACCACTGCAGGTTGCGGCTTTAAATTACAACGCAGTTATTCTATTCCAGCTGAGCTTGAAGAATTACATTTAAGCACCAGCGATCAATACAGTGAGCTATCAAGACTGGTAAGCGACAGATTACGTATTCATGCAGTCTCAACAGTACCTGCATCAGATACAACGCCAACACTAAGGTTAATTAACGACTCATTAGAGCGAGCGACATTATCGTTATACCCAACAGGTAACGTTGCCGAATACGAATTGATTTATTTAGTGAATTATTCCGTCACTTTGCCACAATCTGAACCACAAATTTTCCATGCTGAAGTACGACGCGATTACCAAGACGATCCTCGTACAGCTCTCGCTAAAAGTCGCGAGATGGATATGTTGGTCAAAGAAATGCGTATTCAAGCAGCTGACAACATTATTCAAACGTTGGCCTCAATCGAGGTGAATTGA
- the leuS gene encoding leucine--tRNA ligase has translation MQEQYNPSEIEALVQKHWEDKKTFEVTEDENKEKFYCLSMFPYPSGRLHMGHVRNYTIGDVVARYHRLQGKNVLQPIGWDSFGLPAENAAINNKTAPAPWTYENIDYMKNQLKLLGFGYDWSREIATCTPEYYQWEQWFFTKLYEKGLVYKKTASVNWCPNDETVLANEQVQDGCCWRCDTEVVQKEIPQWFIKITDYAEELLNDIDQLDEWPEQVKSMQRNWIGRSEGIEMTFNVANSDETFDIYTTRPDTVMGVTYVAIASGHPLAEKAALNNPELAAFIEECKNVDTTEAAMAAMEKKGVATGLNAIHPLTGKEVPIWVGNFVLMNYGTGAVMSVPAHDQRDYEFAKKYGLAIEAVIKPVDGELDISEEAFTEKGVLFNSAEFDGLEFQAAFDAIDAKLAAEGKGKRQVNFRLRDWGVSRQRYWGAPIPMVTLEDGTVMPTPEEQLPVVLPEDVVMDGIQSPIKADKEWAKTEVNGQPALRETDTFDTFMESSWYYARYCSPHADQMLDPAKANYWLPVDQYIGGIEHACMHLLYFRFFHKLLRDIGLVDSNEPAKRLLTQGMVLADAYYYTNEKGARVWVSPADVTVQETDDKGRVVKAVDKEGHELVYTGMSKMSKSKNNGIDPQEMVDKYGADTVRLFMMFAAPPELTLEWQESSVEGAHRFIKRLWKTAHDHVAQGDVVVLDPKALDNNQKALRRELHKTIAKVSDDIERRQMFNTAIAAIMELMNKLQKAPSANEQDRALMQEALTAVTRLLYPIIPHTSFSLWTALGNQTDIEDSLWPTVDESALVEDSKLIIVQVNGKLRAKITVAADASKEEVEALGLADENVQKFTDGVTVRKVIYVPGKLLNIVAK, from the coding sequence ATGCAAGAGCAATATAATCCCTCAGAAATTGAAGCCCTAGTGCAAAAGCACTGGGAAGACAAAAAAACCTTCGAAGTTACAGAAGATGAAAACAAAGAGAAATTTTACTGTCTCTCAATGTTCCCTTATCCATCTGGTCGACTTCACATGGGACACGTCCGTAACTACACCATAGGTGATGTTGTTGCTCGTTACCATCGTTTGCAAGGTAAAAATGTATTACAACCTATCGGTTGGGACTCATTCGGCCTACCTGCTGAAAATGCGGCAATCAACAACAAGACTGCCCCAGCACCGTGGACATACGAAAATATCGACTACATGAAAAACCAGCTTAAATTATTGGGTTTTGGTTATGATTGGAGTCGTGAAATTGCGACTTGTACTCCTGAGTACTACCAGTGGGAGCAATGGTTCTTCACCAAGCTATACGAAAAAGGCTTAGTCTATAAAAAGACTGCGTCAGTAAACTGGTGTCCAAACGATGAAACCGTACTCGCCAATGAACAAGTACAAGACGGCTGCTGCTGGCGCTGTGACACTGAAGTGGTTCAAAAAGAAATCCCTCAGTGGTTCATCAAAATTACCGATTACGCTGAAGAGCTATTAAATGATATTGATCAGCTAGACGAATGGCCTGAACAGGTTAAGTCAATGCAGCGTAACTGGATTGGCCGCAGTGAAGGTATCGAAATGACCTTTAATGTTGCTAACAGTGACGAGACGTTCGATATCTACACAACGCGTCCTGATACCGTTATGGGTGTGACGTATGTTGCGATTGCAAGCGGTCACCCGCTAGCAGAAAAAGCCGCGCTGAATAACCCAGAGTTAGCTGCATTCATTGAAGAATGTAAAAACGTTGATACCACTGAAGCTGCTATGGCTGCAATGGAGAAAAAAGGCGTTGCAACGGGTCTTAATGCCATTCACCCATTAACGGGTAAAGAAGTCCCAATTTGGGTCGGAAACTTTGTATTAATGAACTATGGTACAGGCGCTGTTATGTCTGTTCCTGCTCATGATCAACGTGATTACGAATTTGCTAAAAAGTATGGTTTAGCCATTGAAGCTGTAATAAAGCCAGTTGATGGTGAGCTAGATATTAGTGAAGAAGCCTTCACTGAAAAAGGCGTACTATTTAATTCAGCTGAGTTCGACGGTCTTGAATTCCAAGCCGCTTTTGATGCGATTGATGCAAAACTTGCCGCAGAAGGTAAAGGTAAGCGTCAAGTCAACTTCCGTCTACGTGACTGGGGTGTTTCTCGTCAACGCTACTGGGGCGCACCAATTCCAATGGTGACCCTTGAAGACGGTACTGTCATGCCAACGCCAGAAGAGCAACTCCCCGTTGTCTTACCTGAAGATGTGGTAATGGATGGTATTCAAAGCCCAATTAAAGCAGACAAAGAATGGGCTAAGACAGAAGTTAACGGCCAGCCAGCACTACGTGAAACAGATACCTTCGATACCTTTATGGAATCATCTTGGTACTACGCACGTTACTGTAGCCCGCATGCCGATCAAATGCTTGACCCTGCTAAAGCGAACTACTGGTTACCAGTGGATCAATACATTGGTGGTATCGAACATGCGTGTATGCACTTACTTTACTTCCGTTTCTTCCACAAATTACTTCGCGATATCGGATTAGTGGATTCGAACGAGCCAGCAAAACGTCTATTAACTCAAGGTATGGTACTTGCTGATGCGTACTACTACACCAATGAGAAAGGCGCTCGAGTTTGGGTTTCACCAGCTGATGTAACAGTTCAAGAAACTGACGATAAAGGCCGTGTAGTTAAGGCTGTCGACAAAGAAGGCCATGAGCTGGTTTACACCGGTATGAGCAAAATGTCGAAGTCTAAGAATAACGGTATTGACCCACAAGAAATGGTTGATAAATACGGTGCTGACACCGTACGTTTATTCATGATGTTTGCTGCACCACCTGAGCTAACGCTTGAATGGCAAGAATCAAGTGTTGAAGGTGCACATCGCTTTATTAAGCGTTTATGGAAAACGGCACACGATCATGTTGCTCAAGGTGACGTTGTTGTTCTTGACCCTAAAGCGCTTGATAACAATCAAAAAGCACTTCGTCGTGAACTGCATAAGACCATCGCCAAAGTCAGTGATGACATCGAGCGTCGTCAAATGTTCAACACTGCTATTGCCGCTATCATGGAGCTAATGAACAAATTGCAAAAAGCACCGTCTGCCAACGAGCAAGACCGTGCACTTATGCAAGAAGCATTAACTGCAGTAACGCGTTTGCTTTACCCTATCATTCCACATACAAGCTTTAGCTTATGGACTGCATTAGGTAACCAAACTGATATTGAAGATAGCTTATGGCCAACAGTTGATGAGTCAGCACTGGTTGAAGACAGCAAACTTATTATCGTTCAAGTGAATGGTAAACTGCGCGCTAAAATCACCGTTGCTGCAGATGCATCAAAAGAAGAAGTTGAAGCGTTAGGCTTAGCGGATGAAAACGTACAAAAGTTCACTGACGGTGTCACCGTGCGTAAAGTGATTTACGTACCAGGTAAACTGCTGAACATTGTTGCAAAATAA
- a CDS encoding zinc ribbon-containing protein: MSGRSSALLGLYQTLFEQVKQRYEEDNSLTAKSLFASVTQCKDCLQLKSEAQAEELALVEEFLKRDIASYVKEENAENLSFSPTVITLENTLWHWLGEITDRSQVEWHEIAQDFKHKGFYMSGEVINQGKVICTECNHEMSIEFPSLIPDCPQCDNEMFTRESLAP, encoded by the coding sequence ATGAGTGGAAGAAGTTCAGCATTATTAGGGCTTTATCAGACGCTTTTTGAGCAAGTGAAACAGCGCTATGAAGAAGATAACTCATTGACTGCAAAGAGCCTTTTTGCATCAGTAACCCAGTGTAAAGATTGTTTGCAATTGAAGTCAGAAGCTCAAGCAGAGGAACTCGCTTTAGTAGAAGAATTTTTAAAGCGTGACATCGCAAGCTATGTAAAAGAGGAAAATGCTGAAAATCTCAGTTTTAGTCCTACAGTTATCACTTTAGAAAACACCCTTTGGCATTGGCTAGGTGAAATTACGGATAGAAGCCAAGTTGAATGGCATGAGATTGCCCAAGACTTCAAACACAAGGGCTTTTATATGTCGGGTGAGGTGATAAACCAAGGAAAGGTCATTTGTACTGAATGTAACCATGAAATGAGCATTGAGTTTCCAAGCTTAATTCCTGACTGCCCTCAGTGTGATAATGAAATGTTCACCCGAGAATCATTAGCACCTTAA
- a CDS encoding prepilin-type N-terminal cleavage/methylation domain-containing protein: protein MNQKQKQTGFTLIELVVVIIILAILAIVAAPKFITVSTEARVSGLAQLNASAKTANNLVYARSQMSSFSTQAVGSRDDLLDIDLEGDDSFNTRLKWGYLDNTDIEKWLILDDGFVIEYQGIANTFIGYDLNQDGKVQDDQCYFLYTQAANATSPPGYVNEVSGC, encoded by the coding sequence TTGAACCAAAAACAAAAGCAAACAGGGTTTACCTTAATTGAGCTCGTTGTTGTCATTATCATTTTGGCTATTTTAGCCATCGTGGCAGCACCTAAATTTATCACTGTCTCTACTGAAGCGAGAGTCAGTGGCCTTGCACAGCTCAATGCCAGTGCTAAAACAGCAAATAATCTTGTTTATGCCCGCTCGCAGATGAGTAGCTTTTCTACTCAAGCTGTAGGAAGCCGTGATGATTTGTTAGATATTGATTTAGAAGGTGATGACAGCTTTAATACCCGCCTAAAATGGGGTTACCTAGACAATACTGATATCGAAAAATGGCTCATTCTTGATGATGGTTTTGTGATTGAGTACCAAGGTATTGCAAATACCTTTATCGGTTACGATCTAAACCAAGACGGCAAAGTCCAAGATGACCAATGTTATTTTCTCTATACCCAAGCTGCTAATGCAACCAGCCCACCAGGCTATGTTAACGAGGTATCTGGGTGTTAA
- the lnt gene encoding apolipoprotein N-acyltransferase has translation MMTAFIAGASTTLAFAPYSIWAFYPAAMLFVLWQSRKLTPKENFFHWLSFGFGCFAFGISWVHVSIDTFGGLPLFVSMTLMGLLALYLALYPALAGYLTAKLSQHPRFKHWHCYFQYLGLFPALWVITEWMRGWVLTGFPWLWAGYSQTQGPLSELASIVGALGLSYIIALFCGSIALVMKKRFMSAIIISAVLLASTIAAPMISDITPRNETVKVALVQGNIAQSMKWEPDALWPTLLKYMDLSRPNFDADIVIWPEAAVPAPESMVGDFLRNTDKVANMNDSAIITGIISLQKNDFYNSLIVLGNANKAVQPMGDYQGNGTNDYKKHHLLPIGEFVPFESLLRPLAPFFNLPMSSFARGNFQQQNLNTMGYQIAPALCYEIVFPEQLRANTHADTDLLLTVSNDAWFGDSIGPLQHMEIAQMRSIELGRPLVRATNNGVTAVVDVHGRITHQIPQFKEGVLVADVALYDGETWFKHLGQTPLLILCWLLLLVGIAIQVSIWKQSKTD, from the coding sequence ATGATGACCGCTTTTATTGCGGGTGCTTCAACCACACTCGCTTTTGCGCCCTACTCCATTTGGGCCTTCTATCCAGCGGCGATGTTATTTGTCCTCTGGCAAAGCCGTAAATTAACCCCAAAAGAAAACTTCTTTCACTGGTTAAGTTTCGGCTTTGGCTGTTTTGCCTTTGGTATAAGCTGGGTACATGTCAGCATCGACACCTTTGGGGGATTACCCTTATTTGTATCGATGACATTAATGGGGTTATTAGCTCTTTACCTAGCACTTTATCCTGCACTGGCAGGCTACCTCACCGCTAAGCTTAGTCAACACCCACGCTTTAAGCATTGGCATTGTTATTTCCAATATCTAGGTTTGTTTCCAGCTCTTTGGGTTATTACAGAGTGGATGCGAGGCTGGGTATTAACTGGGTTCCCGTGGTTATGGGCTGGCTACAGCCAAACCCAAGGGCCACTTTCTGAGTTAGCCAGCATTGTTGGCGCACTTGGATTAAGTTACATCATTGCCCTATTCTGTGGCTCTATTGCATTGGTCATGAAAAAGCGCTTTATGAGTGCCATCATTATTTCTGCAGTGCTATTGGCGTCCACAATCGCAGCACCAATGATATCGGACATTACCCCTCGCAATGAGACTGTAAAAGTTGCCTTGGTGCAAGGTAATATTGCACAAAGCATGAAATGGGAGCCTGATGCACTATGGCCTACACTGCTAAAATACATGGACTTAAGCCGTCCAAATTTTGATGCTGATATTGTCATATGGCCAGAGGCTGCTGTTCCAGCACCAGAATCAATGGTGGGTGATTTTTTAAGAAACACAGATAAAGTCGCCAATATGAATGACAGTGCCATTATTACTGGCATCATCAGTCTGCAAAAGAATGATTTTTATAATTCTCTTATTGTCCTAGGTAACGCTAATAAAGCCGTTCAACCTATGGGCGATTATCAAGGCAATGGCACTAATGATTATAAAAAACACCACTTACTGCCTATCGGTGAATTCGTCCCGTTTGAGAGTCTGCTAAGACCATTGGCACCGTTTTTTAATCTGCCAATGTCATCATTTGCTAGGGGAAATTTTCAACAGCAAAACCTTAACACTATGGGGTATCAAATTGCTCCAGCACTTTGCTATGAAATCGTATTTCCAGAACAGCTTCGCGCCAATACTCATGCTGATACTGATTTACTGCTTACTGTGTCAAATGATGCATGGTTTGGTGACTCAATTGGCCCTCTACAGCACATGGAAATTGCCCAAATGCGCTCAATTGAACTTGGTAGACCACTGGTTCGAGCAACCAATAATGGCGTGACAGCAGTGGTTGATGTCCACGGGCGTATTACCCACCAAATACCACAATTTAAAGAAGGCGTATTAGTGGCCGATGTCGCTTTATATGACGGTGAAACTTGGTTTAAACATCTAGGTCAGACCCCATTATTGATATTGTGCTGGTTACTATTACTCGTTGGCATCGCTATTCAAGTGTCGATCTGGAAACAGAGCAAAACTGATTGA
- the corC gene encoding CNNM family magnesium/cobalt transport protein CorC (CorC(YbeX) belongs to the Cyclin M Mg2+ Exporter (CNNM) family, and was characterized as belonging to a set of three proteins, at least one of which must be present for CorA to function.), protein MSDDIPPSTSARKKNWIDKIGQLFQGEPQNREDLVDVIAGAEERDLITEDTREMMNGVLEVSGLRVRDIMIPRSQIVTLQIDSTVEELLETVIESAHSRFPVVNEDKDHIEGILLAKDLLKYGFKQSDQPFSLHQVIRPAVVVPESKRVDVLLKEFRSQRYHMAIVVDEYGGVSGLVTIEDILEEIVGEIEDEFDHSSVEDTEIKKISNTAFMVKARTPIDEFNEACGTQFSDEEFDTVGGLVSHAFGHLPERNESVLIEGIEFKVTNADTRRLIQLSVKLPDPKLQEDNDD, encoded by the coding sequence ATGAGTGACGACATCCCACCGAGTACCAGCGCCCGTAAAAAAAACTGGATTGACAAAATAGGTCAGTTGTTTCAGGGCGAACCTCAAAATCGTGAAGATCTTGTTGATGTGATTGCAGGCGCTGAAGAGCGTGATCTCATTACCGAAGATACTCGCGAAATGATGAATGGTGTTTTAGAAGTATCGGGTCTTCGCGTTCGCGATATTATGATCCCTCGAAGCCAAATAGTCACATTACAAATCGATAGTACTGTTGAAGAGTTACTTGAAACAGTCATCGAATCAGCGCACTCTCGTTTTCCCGTAGTAAACGAAGATAAAGATCATATTGAAGGTATTTTGTTAGCAAAAGATCTACTCAAATATGGTTTTAAGCAATCCGACCAACCTTTCTCATTACACCAAGTCATTCGACCTGCTGTAGTTGTCCCAGAAAGTAAACGAGTCGATGTGCTGCTAAAAGAATTCCGCTCCCAACGTTATCATATGGCCATTGTGGTTGATGAGTACGGTGGCGTATCCGGTCTAGTCACCATTGAAGATATCTTGGAAGAAATCGTCGGCGAAATTGAAGACGAATTTGACCATAGCTCAGTGGAAGATACGGAAATCAAGAAGATCAGTAACACAGCGTTTATGGTTAAAGCCCGCACGCCCATTGATGAATTCAATGAAGCTTGTGGTACCCAATTCAGCGACGAAGAGTTCGATACTGTCGGTGGTTTAGTGTCTCATGCCTTTGGTCATTTACCAGAGCGTAATGAAAGCGTGTTAATCGAAGGCATTGAATTCAAAGTCACTAACGCTGATACTCGACGACTCATTCAGCTTAGTGTGAAGTTACCTGATCCTAAACTTCAAGAAGACAACGACGACTAA
- the ybeY gene encoding rRNA maturation RNase YbeY — protein sequence MSSEKSTKLELDVDLQIAVNDPQAIPTQEEFELWVRTAIGNTMAQAELTIRIVENTESQQLNHTYRGKDKPTNVLSFPFDAPPGVELPLLGDLIIAAEVVELEAKQQNKPLVAHWAHMVIHGCLHLLGYDHIIDSEAEEMESLETQLIEGLGFSNPYKEA from the coding sequence ATGAGCTCTGAGAAAAGCACGAAACTGGAGCTAGATGTAGACTTACAGATTGCGGTAAATGACCCACAAGCTATTCCGACACAAGAAGAGTTTGAATTATGGGTTCGCACCGCAATTGGTAACACAATGGCACAAGCTGAATTGACGATTCGTATTGTCGAAAATACTGAAAGTCAGCAGCTCAACCATACTTATCGAGGCAAGGATAAACCAACAAATGTTTTATCGTTTCCCTTCGATGCCCCACCAGGGGTAGAATTGCCACTTTTAGGTGATTTAATCATTGCTGCTGAGGTCGTAGAACTCGAAGCAAAACAACAAAATAAGCCCCTTGTTGCACATTGGGCTCATATGGTTATTCATGGCTGCTTGCATTTGCTAGGTTATGACCATATTATCGACAGTGAAGCCGAAGAAATGGAGTCATTAGAGACTCAACTCATTGAAGGTTTAGGTTTTTCAAATCCGTATAAGGAAGCATAA